From Erigeron canadensis isolate Cc75 chromosome 8, C_canadensis_v1, whole genome shotgun sequence, one genomic window encodes:
- the LOC122611314 gene encoding vacuolar sorting protein 18 → MEYRRQVFSVDLLERYAAKGHGVITCMASGNDVIVLGTSTGWLIRHDFGVGDSYDVDLSSGRGDQSIHSIFVDPGGSHCIATVVGNGASDTYYMHAKWSKPRVLSALRGRVVNTVAWNRQQITEASTREVILGTENGQLYELFVDEKDKREKYVKFLFELSELPEAFKGLQMETATLNIGTRYYVMAVTPTRLYSFTGIGSLETIFASYVERAVHFMELPGEIPNSELHFFIKQRRAVHFAWLSGAGIYHGGLNFGAQNRSPNGDENFVENKALLDYSKLSDGGEVVKPSSIALSEFHFLLLIGNRVKVVNRISEQIVEELQFDQTSESASKGIIGLSIDASAGLFYAYDENSIFQVSVTDEGRDMWKVYLDLKEYAAALVNCSDSFQRDQVYLEQAEAAFSARDFFRAASFFAKINYALSFEEITLKFISIGEQDALRTFLLRKLDNLVKDDKCQIMMISTWATELYLDKINRLLLEDDSPENRNSEYQSIIMEFRAFLSDSKDVLDEATTMKLLESYGRVDELVYFASLKEQHEIVVHHYIQQGEAKRALNVLQKPSVSVDLQYKFAPDLIMLDAYETVESWMTRKDLNPRKLIPAMMSYSSEPHAKNETHEVIKYLEFCVHRLQNEDPGVHNLLLSLYAKKEDDSALLRFLQCKFGKGRSSGPDFFYDPKYALRLCLKEKRMRACVHIYSMMFMHEEAVALALQVDPELAMAEADKVEDDEDLRKKLWLMVAKHVVEQEKGTKRENIRKAIAFLKETDGLLKIEDILPFFPDFALIDDFKEAICSSLEDYNQQIEKLKEEMNDATHGADNIRNDISALAQRYTVVDRDEECGVCRRVILAAGADYQRARGYTTIGPMAPFYVFPCGHAFHAQCLVAHVTKCTDQNQAEYILDLQKQLTLMSVEPKESVNGGDDSIGSVAPVDKIRSQLDDAIASECPFCGDLMISEISRPFVLPEESYLVSSWEIMSKNVGSEKGISFVV, encoded by the exons ATGTCGATCTCTCTTCTGGTCGCGGAGACCAATCCATCCACAGCATTTTTGTTGATCCTGGTGGGAGTCATTGTATTGCCACCGTTGTCGGCAATGGCGCTTCGGATACTTATTATATGCATGCAAAATGGTCAAAGCCCAGAGTGCTGTCCGCACTGAGAGGCCGTGTGGTCAATACTGTTGCCTGGAATAGACAACAGATAACAGAAG CTTCTACACGAGAAGTTATTCTTGGTACAGAAAATGGCCAACTGTATGAACTTTTTGTTGATGAGAAAGATAAGAGGGAGAAATACGTAAAGTTTTTATTTGAGCTATCTGAATTACCAGAAGCTTTCAAGGGGTTACAG ATGGAAACAGCTACCTTGAACATTGGAACTAGATACTACGTGATGGCAGTAACTCCAACTAGGCTTTATTCGTTTACTGGCATTGGATCTCTTGAG ACTATCTTTGCCAGTTATGTAGAGCGTGCTGTGCATTTTATGGAGCTTCCTGGAGAAATACCAAATAG TGAGCTGCACTTCTTCATTAAACAAAGAAGAGCAGTGCATTTCGCTTGGCTTTCTGGAGCTGGTATCTATCACGGCGGCCTGAATTTTGGTGCACAAAACAG GTCACCAAATGGAGATGAGAATTTTGTGGAGAACAAGGCTCTTTTAGACTATTCGAAGTTAAGTGATGGTGGCGAAGTAGTTAAACCAAGTTCTATTGCACTCTCAGAATTTCACTTTTTGCTTCTAATTGGGAACAGGGTGAAG GTTGTAAACAGAATTAGTGAACAAATTGTAGAAGAACTTCAGTTTGATCAAACATCAGAGTCGGCATCAAAAGGAATCATTGGCCTATCCATTGATGCATCTGCTGGGCTGTTCTATGCATATGATGAAAACTCAATCTTTCAG GTTTCTGTCACTGATGAAGGCCGAGATATGTGGAAAGTGTACCTGGACCTAAAGGAATACGCCGCTGCTTTGGTAAATTGTTCTGATTCATTTCAGAGAGACCAAGTATACTTAGAACAG GCTGAAGCTGCTTTTTCTGCTAGAGACTTCTTCAGAGCCGCATCATTTTTTGCTAAA ATCAATTATGCATTGTCATTTGAAGAGATCACACTGAAGTTTATAAGCATAGGAGAACAG GATGCCTTAAGGACGTTTTTGCTACGGAAGCTTGATAATCTCGTGAAAGATGACAAGTGTCAAATAATGATGATATCTACATGGGCCACCGAATTGTATCTTGACaag ATCAATAGATTACTGCTGGAGGATGACTCACCAGAGAACCGTAATTCAGAATACCAGTCTATCATTATGGAATTTCGTGCTTTTCTTAGTGACAGTAAAGATGTGCTGGATGAGGCAACTACTATGAAGCTACTTGAAAG CTATGGTAGAGTTGATGAATTAGTATATTTTGCTAGTCTAAAGGAACAACACGAAATTGTGGTCCATCACTACATTCAG CAAGGAGAAGCAAAGAGAGCCTTGAACGTACTTCAAAAGCCCAGTGTTTCTGTTGATTTACAG TATAAGTTTGCTCCAGATCTCATCATGCTTGATGCATATGAAACTGTCGAGTCATGGATGACCAGGAAAGATTTGAATCCAAGAAAGCTGATTCCTGCAATGATGTCGTATTCTAGTGAGCCCCATGCAAA GAATGAAACCCATGAAGTGATCAAGTATTTAGAATTTTGTGTTCATCGGCTCCAGAATGAAGATCCAGGTGTTCATAACCTCTTGCTCTCTCTGTATGCAAAGAAG GAAGACGATAGTGCCCTTTTGCGGTTTCTACAATGCAAGTTCGGGAAAGGACGTTCTAGTGGCCCTGATTTCTTTTATGATCCCAAGTACGCCTTGCGTCTTTGTCTCAAGGAAAAGCGCATGCGTGCATGTGTTCATATCTACAGCATGATGTTTATGCATGAAGAAGCTGTTGCACTTGCTCTTCAG GTTGATCCTGAGCTTGCAATGGCTGAAGCAGACAAAGTGGAGGATGATGAAGACTTGAGGAAGAAGCTATGGCTTATGGTCGCCAAACACGTTGTTGAGCAGGAAAAGGGTACGAAAAGAGAGAACATTAGGAAGGCAATTGCATTTCTCAAGGAAACTGATGGTCTGTTAAAGATTGAAGATATCTTACCTTTCTTTCCAGACTTTGCACTAATTGATGACTTCAAG GAAGCAATATGTTCATCTTTAGAGGATTACAACCAGCAGATTGAAAAATTGAAAGAGGAGATGAATGATGCAACACATGGTGCTGATAATATAAGAAATGATATTAGCGCTCTTGCTCAGAGATATACAGTCGTTGATCGTGATGAGGAATGCGGG GTTTGCAGGCGGGTAATTTTGGCTGCTGGTGCAGATTATCAAAGGGCAAGGGGTTATACAACAATAGGGCCAATGGCCCCTTTCTACGTGTTCCCATGCGGGCATGCGTTTCATGCACAATGTCTTGTTGCACATGTTACTAAATGCACTGACCAAAATCAA GCGGAGTATATACTGGATCTTCAGAAACAACTCACTTTAATGAGTGTTGAACCAAAGGAGAGTGTAAATGGTGGCGACGACTCAATCGGAAGTGTGGCTCCAGTTGACAAG ATTCGGTCACAGTTAGATGATGCCATAGCGAGTGAATGTCCATTTTGTGGGGATCTGATGATAAGTGAGATATCAAGGCCATTTGTTTTGCCCGAGGAATCATATCTAGTATCTTCATGGGAGATCATGTCAAAGAATGTTGGAAGTGAGAAAGGCATTTCATTTGTTGTCTAG